A region of Leclercia adecarboxylata DNA encodes the following proteins:
- a CDS encoding M15 family metallopeptidase, which translates to MTKNFKFSQRSENNLKGVNPTLVKVIRRALEITPVDFIVIEGLRTQARQKELVATGKSQTMNSRHLTGHAVDIIPVNTTWKIEEFKPLLKAVKQAADEQGLKLRFGINWKNDPALPIETKFIDAPHVEIPA; encoded by the coding sequence ATGACTAAAAATTTCAAATTCTCTCAGCGCAGCGAGAACAACCTTAAAGGCGTTAACCCGACCCTGGTGAAAGTGATCCGCCGCGCGCTGGAAATCACACCGGTAGACTTCATCGTTATTGAAGGTCTGAGAACGCAGGCCCGACAGAAAGAACTGGTCGCCACCGGGAAATCTCAGACGATGAACAGCCGTCACCTGACCGGTCATGCCGTCGACATCATCCCGGTTAACACCACCTGGAAGATTGAAGAGTTCAAGCCTTTGCTCAAAGCGGTTAAGCAGGCAGCTGACGAACAGGGCCTGAAACTCCGCTTCGGCATCAACTGGAAAAATGACCCGGCGCTGCCCATCGAAACCAAATTCATCGACGCGCCTCACGTTGAGATCCCCGCATGA
- a CDS encoding replication protein: MGVVKLADYRPSESAVERQVADLDDGYTRIANELLEAVMAADLTARQLKVVLAVIRKTYGFGKKFDRITNTQIAMMTGIHHTHVCKAKNEMIAMSIIVTNGHAIGVNKIISEWNFEVSQVSESLAKTANKTLAKLANGYKPTQLNTKETIQKKEKKETPLPPDGGDAGSEKLTARTKVSIDYESFLAAYNTEVGERLPHAVTVNEKRKRRLKKIIPQLKTPNVEGFRAYVRAFVHQAKPFYFGDNNTGWTADFDFLLRDDTLTGVREAKFADRGMA; the protein is encoded by the coding sequence ATGGGCGTCGTTAAGTTAGCGGACTACAGGCCGTCTGAATCGGCCGTGGAGCGTCAGGTGGCAGATCTCGATGATGGGTATACCCGCATCGCTAACGAGCTGCTGGAAGCGGTTATGGCTGCCGATTTAACGGCTCGCCAGCTGAAGGTTGTTCTGGCGGTGATTCGCAAAACCTACGGGTTCGGTAAGAAGTTCGACCGCATCACCAATACCCAGATCGCGATGATGACCGGTATACACCACACCCACGTATGCAAAGCCAAAAACGAGATGATCGCCATGAGCATCATCGTGACAAACGGCCATGCAATTGGCGTGAACAAGATAATTTCTGAGTGGAATTTCGAGGTTAGCCAAGTTAGCGAATCATTAGCTAAAACGGCTAACAAAACATTAGCCAAGTTAGCTAATGGGTATAAGCCAACTCAGCTAAACACAAAAGAAACTATTCAAAAGAAAGAAAAGAAAGAAACCCCCTTACCCCCTGACGGGGGCGACGCTGGAAGTGAAAAACTTACAGCCAGAACCAAAGTCAGCATCGACTACGAATCCTTCCTGGCAGCCTACAACACCGAAGTTGGCGAAAGGCTCCCACACGCGGTTACGGTCAACGAGAAACGCAAGCGTCGTCTGAAGAAAATCATCCCCCAGCTCAAGACGCCAAACGTCGAAGGGTTCAGGGCGTACGTCCGGGCGTTCGTGCATCAGGCCAAGCCGTTTTACTTCGGGGATAACAACACAGGCTGGACAGCAGACTTCGATTTTCTGCTGAGAGACGACACGCTTACCGGAGTTCGGGAAGCAAAATTCGCTGACAGGGGGATGGCATGA
- a CDS encoding recombination protein NinG codes for MMRKPARRKCKVCGEKFIPQYDNIRWCCPAHGAIYALELRAKEKIKAEAKHIREKHQAEKESRDRQAKKRLEVKPLSYFAKQAQQAFNEFIRYRDRHLPCISCGRHHDGQYHAGHYRTTGANPELRFNEDNCHRQCAPCNNHLSGNLTAYRPALIAKIGQARFEALMGPHELPKWKRDDYIRIRDEYRAKLKELKQQEAA; via the coding sequence ATCATGCGTAAGCCAGCCCGCCGCAAGTGCAAAGTATGCGGAGAGAAATTCATCCCGCAATACGACAACATCCGTTGGTGCTGCCCGGCTCACGGCGCTATCTACGCGCTGGAGCTGCGAGCTAAGGAGAAGATTAAGGCTGAGGCGAAGCACATCAGGGAGAAGCATCAGGCTGAGAAAGAAAGCCGGGATCGGCAGGCCAAAAAACGCCTCGAGGTTAAGCCGCTAAGTTACTTCGCAAAGCAGGCGCAGCAAGCGTTCAACGAGTTTATCCGGTACCGGGATCGGCATCTGCCGTGCATCAGCTGCGGTCGCCACCATGACGGGCAATACCACGCAGGACATTACCGCACGACAGGCGCTAACCCTGAGTTGCGCTTCAATGAGGATAACTGCCATCGCCAGTGCGCCCCCTGCAATAACCACCTCTCCGGTAACCTGACGGCATATCGCCCAGCGCTGATCGCCAAAATTGGTCAGGCCCGTTTTGAGGCCCTCATGGGCCCGCACGAATTACCGAAATGGAAGCGTGACGACTACATCCGGATCCGCGATGAGTATCGCGCAAAACTCAAAGAACTTAAGCAGCAGGAGGCAGCATGA
- a CDS encoding phage terminase small subunit P27 family, whose product MSGPPKTPSHLVLVRGNPSKRPINQNEPKPEKGIPNTPKHLDKMGKYWFQQIAQELDNIGVLTQLDAKALELLIEAYTEYRRHCETLDTEGYTYRVETQTGDVMIKAHPAAAMKADAWKRIRAMLSEFGMTPASRSKVNAGGPDKVDPLEEFLKARD is encoded by the coding sequence ATGTCCGGACCACCGAAAACCCCGTCACACCTGGTTTTGGTGAGGGGGAACCCATCCAAGCGCCCGATAAACCAGAATGAGCCTAAGCCGGAGAAAGGGATACCCAATACTCCGAAGCACCTCGACAAGATGGGTAAATACTGGTTCCAGCAAATAGCGCAGGAGCTGGACAATATCGGCGTACTGACGCAGCTTGATGCGAAGGCGCTGGAGCTGCTGATTGAAGCCTATACCGAATACCGGCGCCACTGCGAAACGCTCGATACGGAAGGTTATACGTACCGGGTGGAGACACAAACCGGTGACGTAATGATAAAAGCGCATCCGGCAGCCGCGATGAAGGCCGATGCCTGGAAGCGAATTCGCGCCATGCTGTCAGAGTTCGGTATGACCCCTGCCTCGCGCAGCAAAGTTAACGCTGGCGGTCCTGATAAGGTAGATCCGCTGGAAGAATTCCTGAAAGCGAGGGACTGA
- a CDS encoding Rha family transcriptional regulator: MNNPSVIPAFDFREMVMPSNGKVITTSVKIARYFGKAHKNVLRTIKRLETDCTSEFNRLNFEPVEYLDKKGEMRLMYNITKDGWMMLVMGFTGKAATAIKEQYIAAFNWMAERLSRRMAMGEEMQHRYAIKETRSKLKGTIGSRLMNERKKEKRVLAVEHEHIMQVTQPDLLIG, from the coding sequence ATGAATAATCCGTCAGTTATTCCGGCCTTCGACTTCCGCGAAATGGTTATGCCATCTAACGGGAAGGTCATCACTACATCTGTGAAGATTGCCCGCTATTTCGGGAAGGCGCATAAGAACGTTCTGCGCACTATCAAGCGGCTAGAGACTGATTGCACATCTGAATTTAACCGGCTCAATTTTGAGCCCGTTGAATACCTCGATAAAAAAGGCGAGATGCGGCTGATGTACAACATCACGAAAGACGGATGGATGATGCTTGTGATGGGCTTCACCGGGAAGGCGGCGACCGCGATTAAAGAGCAATACATCGCCGCTTTTAACTGGATGGCTGAGCGGTTGAGTCGGCGCATGGCGATGGGTGAAGAAATGCAGCACCGCTACGCCATCAAAGAAACCCGCTCAAAGCTGAAAGGTACGATCGGCAGCCGATTGATGAACGAGCGGAAGAAAGAGAAGCGAGTTCTGGCCGTTGAGCATGAGCACATCATGCAGGTGACTCAACCAGACCTGCTGATCGGGTAA
- a CDS encoding HNH endonuclease has protein sequence MTESLNDSGLPRACLKDIPGYPGYQASDDGFIYSLRSGKPRQLSMRLHNGYWHVNVNTGFSRATKVKKQVHQLVLFAFAGVKPSDIHVTRHLDGNPLNNNRSNLAWGTPKENAADSLNHGTAVCLRRGQSASATKLAPATIVSIERDAKAGMKLVDVAKRYGVTHTHVRRIRDHECHPDMWSRG, from the coding sequence ATGACTGAGTCGTTAAATGATTCAGGGCTGCCGCGCGCCTGTCTTAAAGACATTCCCGGCTACCCAGGGTATCAGGCGAGCGATGACGGATTTATTTACTCTCTTCGCTCAGGCAAGCCTCGGCAACTCTCAATGCGGCTACATAACGGCTACTGGCATGTGAATGTTAATACCGGCTTTAGCCGAGCGACGAAAGTTAAAAAGCAAGTGCATCAGTTGGTGTTGTTTGCATTCGCCGGAGTTAAACCATCGGACATACATGTTACTCGTCATCTTGATGGCAACCCGCTAAATAACAACAGGTCAAATCTTGCATGGGGAACACCCAAAGAGAACGCCGCCGATAGTCTTAACCACGGCACGGCTGTATGCCTCAGAAGAGGACAGAGCGCCTCGGCCACAAAGTTAGCACCAGCGACCATCGTGAGCATTGAGCGAGACGCGAAGGCTGGAATGAAACTGGTCGATGTTGCAAAGCGCTATGGCGTCACACATACGCACGTACGCCGCATCAGGGATCATGAATGCCACCCTGACATGTGGTCAAGGGGATAG
- a CDS encoding phage holin family protein, whose product MTWQAIVLDVNAIICALIAIRLMFFSKSGKRHRPAVAWMAYMMILAAGFTAFRILYGKYLQVDPGELMLNIAICIAVWRSRGNLAKVFQKAGQ is encoded by the coding sequence ATGACATGGCAAGCCATCGTTCTTGATGTAAACGCCATTATCTGCGCACTGATCGCCATCAGGCTGATGTTCTTCAGTAAGAGTGGGAAGAGACACCGTCCTGCTGTGGCATGGATGGCGTACATGATGATCCTCGCAGCTGGATTTACGGCGTTCCGCATCCTCTACGGCAAATATCTGCAGGTTGACCCGGGCGAGCTGATGCTGAACATCGCTATCTGCATCGCCGTGTGGCGCTCCCGCGGCAATCTCGCAAAAGTATTCCAGAAGGCCGGGCAATGA
- a CDS encoding terminase large subunit: protein MAKVADGIRYAERVVGGEIVACKYVKQACARFLDDLQEGEKRNIFFSESRAQHILNFYKFVPHVKGDLAGKPIELMDWHIFILINIFGFVVPLVNEQTGEQVLSDKGRPVMVRRFRTAYNEVARKNAKSTLSSGIGLYMAGADGEGGAEVYSAATTRDQARIVFNDAVNMIKQSRAALGRLFDYNKLAIFQERTASKFEPLSSDANNLDGLNIHCAIVDELHAHRTRDVWDVLETATGARSQSLLFAITTAGFNREGICYELRDYAVKVLSGVVEDDTFFGIIFTLDEGDEPFDEKVWQKANPGLGICKRWDDLRRLAKKAQEQVSARNNFFTKHLNIWVSAESAWMDMMKWESCEPLAPVHELKTYPMWAGVDLANKIDICAAVKVWRAPAGHVHADFKFWLPEGRLERCSRQMAELYQKWSDSGHLTLTDGDVVDHAVIKEDLLAWIAGENLREIGFDPWGATQFSLSLAEEGVPMVEVAQTVRNLSEAMKETEALAYAGRLHHNNHPVMTWMMSNVTAKVDKNDNIFPNKSTPEAKIDGPVAMFTGLSRLILNGGEEPQDLSGFFDNPIMVGF from the coding sequence ATGGCTAAAGTGGCAGACGGAATCCGCTATGCCGAGCGCGTGGTCGGCGGAGAAATTGTTGCGTGCAAATATGTGAAGCAGGCCTGCGCCCGTTTCCTTGATGACCTGCAGGAAGGGGAGAAGCGCAACATTTTCTTTAGCGAGAGTCGCGCGCAGCACATCCTGAATTTCTACAAGTTCGTGCCGCATGTTAAAGGCGACCTGGCCGGTAAGCCGATTGAGCTGATGGACTGGCACATCTTCATCCTGATTAATATTTTTGGCTTCGTTGTTCCGCTGGTAAACGAGCAAACCGGGGAGCAGGTGCTGAGCGACAAAGGCCGCCCGGTAATGGTAAGGCGTTTCCGTACGGCTTATAACGAGGTGGCGCGTAAGAACGCCAAATCAACGCTCTCATCTGGCATCGGACTGTATATGGCCGGCGCTGATGGTGAAGGCGGCGCTGAGGTTTACTCAGCTGCAACGACCCGCGACCAGGCCCGCATCGTATTCAACGACGCAGTAAACATGATTAAGCAGTCACGCGCCGCGCTGGGCAGGCTGTTTGACTACAATAAGCTCGCGATCTTCCAGGAGCGCACGGCCTCCAAGTTTGAGCCGCTTTCCAGCGACGCCAACAACCTGGATGGCCTGAATATCCACTGCGCGATCGTGGATGAGCTGCACGCGCACCGCACCCGTGACGTGTGGGATGTTCTGGAGACCGCGACCGGCGCCCGTTCGCAATCCCTGCTGTTCGCCATTACCACGGCAGGCTTTAACCGTGAAGGTATCTGCTATGAGCTGCGTGATTACGCAGTAAAGGTGCTGAGTGGCGTGGTAGAGGATGACACTTTTTTTGGAATTATCTTCACGCTCGATGAGGGAGACGAGCCGTTCGACGAAAAGGTGTGGCAGAAAGCCAATCCGGGGCTGGGTATATGTAAGCGCTGGGATGACCTTCGCCGCCTGGCGAAAAAGGCGCAGGAGCAGGTCTCAGCCCGCAATAACTTCTTTACCAAGCACCTGAATATCTGGGTAAGTGCCGAATCGGCCTGGATGGATATGATGAAGTGGGAGTCCTGTGAGCCTCTGGCGCCAGTTCATGAGCTGAAAACCTATCCAATGTGGGCAGGTGTTGACCTGGCGAACAAAATCGATATCTGTGCGGCGGTAAAAGTCTGGCGCGCGCCCGCCGGCCATGTACATGCGGATTTTAAATTCTGGCTGCCGGAAGGTCGCCTGGAGCGCTGCTCACGGCAGATGGCTGAGTTGTACCAGAAATGGAGTGACAGCGGACACCTGACGCTGACCGATGGCGACGTGGTGGATCACGCTGTTATCAAAGAAGACCTTCTGGCGTGGATTGCTGGTGAAAACCTGCGTGAAATTGGATTCGACCCATGGGGCGCGACGCAATTCAGCCTTTCTCTGGCAGAAGAGGGCGTGCCGATGGTGGAGGTGGCGCAGACGGTCCGTAACCTGTCAGAAGCGATGAAGGAAACTGAGGCACTGGCTTACGCCGGGCGCCTGCATCATAACAATCACCCGGTAATGACCTGGATGATGAGCAACGTCACCGCAAAGGTGGATAAAAACGACAACATCTTCCCCAACAAATCGACGCCGGAGGCGAAGATAGACGGCCCGGTTGCCATGTTTACCGGGCTCAGTCGTCTAATCCTCAACGGCGGAGAAGAGCCGCAGGATTTAAGCGGCTTCTTTGATAATCCGATAATGGTAGGTTTCTGA
- a CDS encoding recombination protein NinB, which yields MKQPIFYLRDERVRNNLIDYIRKLPVNDAMPLVVKFSEADRTLAQNDLFHALCGDTAKQLQWAGKSRDLASWKVLYVSGHAIATGKPGEVVPGLEGEFCAIRESTAKMGIRRMTSLIEYSQAFAVQNGVQLREVRYSGDYFGRVA from the coding sequence ATGAAGCAGCCAATTTTCTACCTCCGCGACGAACGCGTTCGCAATAACCTCATCGACTACATCAGGAAGCTGCCCGTTAACGACGCTATGCCGCTCGTGGTGAAGTTTTCTGAGGCTGACCGCACTCTCGCCCAAAACGACCTCTTCCACGCTCTCTGCGGCGATACAGCGAAGCAATTGCAGTGGGCTGGCAAGTCACGCGACCTCGCTTCCTGGAAAGTCCTGTACGTCTCAGGCCATGCCATTGCTACCGGAAAGCCGGGCGAAGTAGTGCCGGGTCTGGAAGGGGAGTTCTGCGCCATCCGTGAAAGCACCGCTAAGATGGGCATCCGCCGCATGACCAGCCTCATCGAATACAGCCAGGCGTTTGCCGTGCAGAACGGCGTGCAGCTCCGCGAGGTTCGCTACTCAGGTGATTACTTCGGGAGGGTTGCGTAA
- a CDS encoding NinE family protein — protein MASPLARIITNEIYRVRTRRKRKPELKPSEIPTLRGYTARLVDQKWLRLAARRNHA, from the coding sequence ATGGCTAGTCCTCTCGCTCGCATCATCACCAATGAAATCTACCGAGTCCGGACACGCCGCAAGCGTAAGCCGGAACTCAAACCATCCGAAATCCCAACCCTCAGGGGCTACACCGCCCGTCTCGTCGATCAGAAATGGCTGCGCCTGGCAGCAAGGAGGAATCATGCGTAA
- a CDS encoding putative holin: MSEPLTIAGGVTSATIGVTFASLFPEATPGVMLCALAGAAMYVLTSDPHQLWKQFLFAVISFVGGVFFSVPMAKILAGVINTALGLLQPPVSIEVSPNIGALVSASISVAVLLRILAKSKRGKMPGLEEEGK, encoded by the coding sequence ATGTCTGAACCTCTAACCATTGCTGGCGGTGTAACGTCCGCAACAATCGGAGTGACGTTCGCATCTCTGTTCCCCGAGGCAACGCCCGGCGTAATGCTGTGCGCGCTGGCTGGCGCAGCAATGTACGTTCTGACATCCGATCCACACCAACTGTGGAAGCAGTTCCTGTTCGCCGTCATCAGCTTTGTCGGCGGGGTATTCTTCTCGGTGCCTATGGCGAAGATACTGGCCGGGGTGATTAACACCGCCCTTGGCCTGTTGCAGCCACCAGTAAGCATCGAAGTATCCCCGAACATTGGCGCGCTGGTTTCCGCTTCCATCTCTGTCGCAGTCCTGCTTCGCATCCTCGCAAAATCAAAACGGGGGAAAATGCCGGGACTGGAGGAGGAAGGTAAATGA
- a CDS encoding replicative DNA helicase — MRQDIEASVIGGLLLGGLTPSASDVLARMEADAFTIPVYRKAFEVIRKQARNRKLIDALMVAEECGDAHFADIMETARSCPSAANLRGYAGMLSDQHQRRMFLSAIDELRGDVSNGTLDNAASAMDELMRRLSIIRKPKTEVAPVRLGDVLDDYTDTLENRLKNGDESDTLKTGIDELDAITGGMNAEDLVIIAARPGMGKTELALKIAEGVASRPMPGTDSLRGVLIFSMEMSNLQIAERSIAGRENMSVSVLRNPSNMDDEGWARVYNAICHLKDLDVWMVDASKLTVEEIRSIAERHKQEHPSLSLILVDYLGLISKPKADRNDLAIAHISGSLKAMAKDLKCPVISLSQLSRYVEKRPNKRPTNADLRDSGSIEQDADSIIMLYREAVYDEHSPAAPYAEVIVTKNRFGTLGTVYQKFVNGHFMPCDQDEVRRISTSKPSTSKRYTKGADV, encoded by the coding sequence ATGAGACAGGATATCGAAGCAAGTGTGATTGGCGGGTTACTCCTCGGCGGCCTGACCCCGTCCGCAAGTGACGTTCTCGCCCGGATGGAAGCGGACGCTTTCACAATACCGGTCTACCGGAAAGCCTTTGAGGTGATCCGCAAGCAGGCCCGGAACCGCAAACTGATTGACGCCCTGATGGTTGCCGAAGAGTGCGGTGACGCGCATTTCGCTGACATCATGGAAACGGCCAGATCATGCCCCAGCGCCGCCAACCTGCGCGGATACGCCGGGATGCTTAGCGATCAGCATCAGCGCCGCATGTTCCTGAGCGCAATCGACGAGCTGCGAGGCGACGTGAGCAACGGAACGCTGGATAACGCAGCCTCGGCAATGGACGAGCTTATGCGTCGCCTGAGCATCATCAGGAAGCCCAAAACTGAGGTTGCCCCGGTACGGCTCGGTGATGTGCTGGACGACTACACCGACACGCTGGAGAACCGGCTGAAGAACGGCGATGAGTCCGACACCCTGAAAACCGGAATCGACGAGCTGGACGCCATCACTGGCGGGATGAATGCGGAAGACCTGGTGATTATCGCGGCTCGCCCGGGCATGGGTAAGACCGAGCTGGCGCTGAAGATTGCGGAAGGGGTGGCAAGCCGTCCTATGCCTGGCACCGACAGTCTGCGTGGTGTGCTGATTTTCAGCATGGAGATGAGCAACCTGCAAATTGCCGAGCGCAGCATTGCCGGACGGGAAAATATGTCCGTCAGCGTTCTGCGTAACCCGTCAAACATGGACGACGAAGGCTGGGCGCGGGTTTATAACGCCATCTGCCACCTGAAAGACCTCGATGTCTGGATGGTCGATGCGTCGAAACTGACCGTTGAAGAGATCCGCAGCATTGCCGAACGGCACAAGCAGGAACATCCGTCACTGTCGCTTATCCTGGTTGACTATCTCGGCCTGATATCCAAGCCGAAAGCCGACCGTAACGACCTGGCGATCGCCCATATCTCCGGCAGCCTGAAAGCAATGGCGAAGGATTTAAAGTGTCCGGTCATCTCTCTGAGCCAGCTTTCCCGTTACGTTGAGAAGCGCCCAAACAAGCGCCCGACCAACGCCGACCTGCGCGACTCCGGCAGCATTGAGCAGGACGCAGACAGCATCATCATGCTCTACCGCGAGGCTGTGTACGACGAGCATTCTCCGGCAGCGCCATATGCCGAGGTCATCGTGACCAAAAACCGCTTCGGTACGCTCGGCACCGTTTACCAGAAATTCGTGAACGGTCACTTCATGCCATGCGATCAGGACGAAGTTCGCCGTATCTCAACCAGCAAGCCATCTACCAGCAAGCGCTACACGAAAGGGGCTGACGTATGA
- a CDS encoding antitermination protein — translation MNLESTVKFHSPKSPQLSDSPRATASDALTGTDVMAAFGMVQSRSPLGFSAFSGKMDLSDADKKKAVQLLMQYGLKHCDKVAAFRKIEANVKGKVLQTLATFAYQDYCRSAASEVACSCCKGRGVIRKEALVVKHPGCGEKTPAKTANEQVEETCTKCRGRGVISTSCVKCRGRGVAMDRKKSEEQGVPVMSACRQCSGRGYERLPASSCYRAICQFTDAISPGVWDKAVKPFYEALIAEIEKAESSANAILSKVTSKV, via the coding sequence ATGAACCTTGAAAGCACAGTGAAATTCCATTCTCCTAAATCGCCGCAGCTGTCGGACTCTCCAAGGGCTACCGCGTCTGATGCGCTAACAGGTACTGATGTCATGGCGGCGTTCGGAATGGTTCAAAGCCGCTCTCCCCTTGGATTCAGTGCTTTTAGCGGAAAGATGGATCTGAGCGATGCCGATAAAAAGAAAGCCGTTCAGCTGCTAATGCAATACGGGCTGAAGCACTGCGATAAGGTTGCTGCCTTCCGAAAGATCGAAGCCAATGTTAAGGGCAAGGTTCTGCAAACGCTCGCAACTTTTGCGTACCAGGATTATTGCCGCTCGGCCGCAAGTGAAGTCGCCTGCTCATGCTGTAAAGGGCGTGGCGTAATCAGGAAAGAGGCGTTGGTGGTTAAGCATCCCGGCTGCGGAGAGAAAACACCGGCAAAAACAGCTAATGAACAGGTAGAAGAGACGTGCACCAAATGCAGAGGGCGCGGAGTCATATCAACATCCTGCGTTAAGTGCAGAGGAAGGGGTGTTGCAATGGATCGCAAGAAGTCAGAGGAGCAGGGCGTGCCAGTTATGAGCGCATGCCGCCAATGCTCAGGAAGAGGTTACGAGCGCCTTCCTGCGTCGTCCTGCTACCGAGCCATCTGTCAATTTACTGATGCCATATCACCTGGTGTATGGGACAAGGCCGTTAAGCCATTCTATGAGGCTCTGATTGCCGAGATTGAAAAAGCGGAATCCTCAGCAAATGCGATTTTATCGAAAGTTACCAGCAAAGTTTGA
- a CDS encoding HNH endonuclease, translating to MPAAIPRACRKRGCSGTTTDRSGYCDDHRNEGWQQHQRGQSRHQRGYGSKWDIIRARILTRDRHICQQCLRNSRPRPAETVDHVIPKAHGGTDEDRNLESLCYSCHYRKTAKERLNRQ from the coding sequence ATGCCAGCAGCTATCCCGCGCGCCTGCCGTAAACGCGGGTGCTCCGGCACTACCACAGACCGTTCCGGCTACTGTGATGACCATCGCAACGAAGGCTGGCAGCAACATCAGCGCGGGCAGAGCCGACATCAGCGCGGCTACGGCAGTAAGTGGGACATCATCAGAGCCCGCATCCTGACGCGTGATCGACACATCTGCCAGCAGTGCCTGCGCAACAGCAGACCACGCCCAGCGGAAACGGTCGACCACGTTATCCCGAAAGCTCACGGCGGCACCGATGAAGATCGGAATCTGGAGTCTCTTTGTTACTCCTGCCACTACCGTAAGACAGCCAAAGAACGGCTGAACCGCCAGTAA
- a CDS encoding lysis protein, translating into MNISLKSLIVPGVILLLALASWLSYASYKSERKRANDAEQSLSLATATITDMQTRQRDVAALDAKYTKELADAQNTISDLRRDVDSGAKRLRVAATCTGVHQAATASGMDALAEPELTGAARRDYFTLRERIASVTKQLTGLQEYVRTQCLK; encoded by the coding sequence ATGAACATCAGCCTGAAGTCGCTGATTGTGCCGGGAGTGATTCTCCTGCTGGCGCTGGCGTCGTGGCTTTCGTATGCCAGCTACAAGAGCGAGAGGAAGCGCGCTAATGACGCCGAGCAAAGCCTCTCACTGGCTACCGCCACCATCACCGACATGCAAACCCGTCAGCGTGATGTCGCTGCACTGGATGCCAAATACACGAAGGAGCTAGCTGATGCGCAAAACACCATTAGCGATCTGCGTCGGGATGTCGATTCTGGCGCTAAACGGCTGCGTGTCGCCGCAACCTGCACTGGAGTGCATCAAGCCGCCACCGCCTCCGGCATGGATGCTCTTGCCGAGCCCGAACTTACTGGAGCCGCTCGACGGGATTATTTCACCCTCAGAGAGCGAATCGCCAGCGTCACAAAGCAACTGACCGGCCTGCAGGAATATGTCCGGACTCAGTGCCTGAAATAA